In the uncultured Methanobacterium sp. genome, one interval contains:
- a CDS encoding PaaI family thioesterase yields MEKILKFFEKDRFADLSNIEVVSISPGKATTTMEIEDMHLNGVGTVHGGALFTLADFTFALAANSHGRVTVAINANISYFKGVSSGVLRAEARELSSGGRIASYTVDIYDETSDLVAVFQGMAYRKREKISDFMEVS; encoded by the coding sequence ATGGAAAAAATTCTGAAGTTCTTTGAAAAAGATCGCTTTGCCGATCTAAGCAACATTGAAGTGGTGAGTATTTCCCCTGGAAAAGCCACCACCACTATGGAAATTGAAGATATGCACCTTAACGGTGTGGGAACGGTTCATGGAGGAGCACTGTTTACCCTTGCAGATTTTACATTTGCCCTGGCAGCTAATTCCCATGGAAGAGTTACTGTGGCTATAAACGCTAACATATCCTATTTTAAAGGAGTCAGTAGTGGAGTTTTACGTGCAGAAGCCCGTGAACTGTCCAGTGGAGGCAGGATTGCCAGTTATACTGTGGACATATATGATGAAACCAGTGACCTGGTGGCAGTCTTTCAGGGTATGGCTTACCGTAAGCGGGAAAAAATCAGTGATTTTATGGAAGTTTCCTGA
- a CDS encoding ferritin-like domain-containing protein has protein sequence MNKYDIIAMLNDDFVRELEATMVYVQNSFLMEDCDPSRVTEAISVDEMRHMWWLADLITKRGGKPTMEHKELNFGGDSLEEMLHRQIQLESEGIDIYTHQIEVIDDEEVVGVLKHIRDEERRHRKEFRERLDNLKD, from the coding sequence TTGAATAAATATGACATAATTGCCATGTTGAATGATGATTTCGTGAGAGAACTGGAAGCAACCATGGTTTACGTGCAAAATTCATTTTTAATGGAAGACTGTGATCCCAGCCGTGTGACTGAGGCCATATCTGTGGATGAAATGCGACATATGTGGTGGTTGGCAGATCTTATAACTAAAAGAGGGGGTAAGCCAACTATGGAACACAAGGAACTCAATTTTGGCGGAGACAGCCTTGAGGAAATGCTACATCGGCAGATTCAACTCGAATCAGAGGGTATTGATATTTACACCCATCAAATTGAAGTCATTGATGATGAGGAAGTGGTGGGAGTCCTGAAACACATAAGAGATGAGGAAAGACGCCATCGTAAGGAATTCCGTGAAAGATTAGATAATTTAAAGGATTAA
- a CDS encoding 5-formyltetrahydrofolate cyclo-ligase — protein MVAFFRELSYFKYLLDITHKVYLMPVEDKHKLRTIIWGTLENNDLLRTSKSCFGRIPDFKGAFKAAEILRKTREWQDSDIIFSSPDSALKDVRENVLMDCKVLVMATPKLKNGYLRLDPEKASGNEKIASTMEGAFRLGERITKFPQIDLVVEGSLGVDLEGNRLGKGRGFADQEISSLSRAGVIDGGTPICSPVHPLQIVDHVPTEEHDEGINMVVTPEMVLRLDRITLQRFREKD, from the coding sequence GTATTTATTAGATATAACTCATAAAGTATATTTAATGCCAGTAGAAGATAAGCACAAACTTAGAACGATAATATGGGGAACTCTTGAGAATAATGATCTTTTAAGAACATCCAAGTCCTGTTTTGGAAGAATTCCCGACTTTAAGGGAGCTTTTAAGGCTGCGGAAATATTGAGAAAGACCAGAGAATGGCAGGATTCAGATATCATCTTTTCCAGCCCAGATTCGGCTTTGAAGGATGTTCGTGAAAACGTGCTGATGGATTGTAAAGTCCTGGTGATGGCAACCCCTAAACTAAAAAATGGGTATCTTCGCCTGGATCCGGAAAAAGCCAGTGGTAATGAAAAAATTGCATCCACCATGGAAGGGGCTTTCAGGCTGGGGGAAAGAATTACGAAATTCCCCCAGATAGATCTGGTGGTGGAGGGATCCCTGGGAGTTGATCTGGAGGGGAATCGACTTGGGAAAGGGAGAGGGTTTGCTGACCAGGAAATATCCTCCCTATCACGAGCAGGAGTTATTGATGGGGGAACACCCATCTGCAGCCCGGTACATCCACTGCAGATAGTGGACCATGTTCCCACCGAAGAACATGATGAAGGGATTAACATGGTGGTAACCCCTGAAATGGTCCTTCGACTGGATAGAATTACTTTACAAAGATTTCGAGAAAAAGATTAA